The following are from one region of the Klebsiella aerogenes genome:
- the leuB gene encoding 3-isopropylmalate dehydrogenase has translation MSKNYHIAVLPGDGIGPEVMNQAMKVLEAVRNRFSMRITTSQYDVGGIAIDRQGTPLPKATVEGCEQADAILFGSVGGPKWEHLPPAEQPERGALLPLRKHFKLFSNLRPAKLYPGLEEFCPLRADIAANGFDILCVRELTGGIYFGQPKGREGSGQHEKAFDTEVYHRFEIERIARIAFESARKRRHKVTSIDKANVLQSSILWREIVSEIGKEYPDVELAHMYIDNATMQLIKDPSQFDVLLCSNLFGDILSDECAMITGSMGMLPSASLNEQGFGLYEPAGGSAPDIAGKNIANPIAQILSLALLLRYSFDADDAASAIEHAINRVLEEGIRTGDLARGAAAVGTDEMGDIIARYVAEGV, from the coding sequence ATGTCGAAGAATTACCATATTGCCGTTTTGCCGGGTGATGGTATTGGCCCGGAAGTGATGAACCAGGCGATGAAAGTACTGGAAGCCGTACGTAACCGTTTCTCTATGCGTATCACCACCAGCCAGTATGACGTCGGCGGCATCGCCATCGACCGTCAGGGCACCCCGTTGCCGAAAGCCACCGTCGAAGGCTGCGAACAGGCTGACGCGATTCTGTTCGGCTCCGTCGGCGGCCCAAAATGGGAACATCTGCCGCCGGCCGAGCAACCGGAACGCGGCGCGCTGCTGCCGCTGCGTAAGCACTTCAAATTATTCAGCAACCTGCGCCCGGCCAAACTGTATCCGGGTCTGGAAGAATTCTGCCCGCTGCGCGCCGATATCGCCGCCAACGGCTTCGACATTCTGTGCGTTCGCGAACTGACCGGCGGCATCTACTTCGGTCAGCCAAAAGGCCGCGAAGGCAGCGGTCAGCACGAAAAAGCGTTCGACACCGAGGTGTACCATCGCTTTGAAATCGAACGCATCGCGCGTATCGCTTTTGAATCCGCGCGTAAACGCCGCCATAAAGTAACCTCTATCGATAAAGCCAACGTATTGCAGTCGTCTATTCTGTGGCGCGAAATCGTCAGCGAAATCGGCAAAGAGTATCCGGACGTTGAGCTGGCGCATATGTATATCGATAACGCGACGATGCAGCTGATTAAAGACCCGTCCCAGTTCGACGTGCTGCTGTGCTCCAACCTGTTTGGCGACATCCTGTCAGACGAATGCGCCATGATCACTGGTTCGATGGGCATGCTGCCCTCCGCTAGCCTCAATGAACAAGGTTTTGGCCTGTATGAACCGGCTGGCGGCTCTGCGCCGGACATCGCCGGCAAAAATATCGCCAACCCCATTGCGCAAATCCTGTCGCTGGCGCTGCTGTTGCGCTACAGCTTCGATGCTGACGACGCGGCGAGCGCCATTGAACACGCTATCAACCGCGTTTTAGAAGAAGGCATCCGCACCGGCGACTTAGCGCGCGGCGCGGCGGCGGTCGGTACTGATGAAATGGGCGATATCATTGCCCGCTATGTCGCTGAAGGGGTGTAA